Within the Achromobacter spanius genome, the region GCCCGTACAAGGTGGTGGACTACCAGCCGGGCAAGTCCATCACGCTGGAACGCAACACCGAGTACTTCAAGGATTCGCCCAAGGCGCAGCCGAAGATCGGCAAGGTCGTCATCCGCTTCATTCCTGACCGCCAGACGCAGATGGCCGAAGTCATCTCGGGTGGCGAAGACCTGATCATGAGCGTGCCCAAGGACCAGGCCGAACAGCTGGGCCAGATGCCGAACCTGCAGATGGTCACCGGCAACACCATGCGCATCGTGTTCATGCAGATGAACATCAAGGAAGGCACGCCCGCGCCGCAACTGAAAGACGAGCGCGTGCGCAAGGCCATCATCCACGCGATCGACCGCGAATCCATGCTGAAGAACATCGTGGGTGAAGGCGGCGGGCTCATCAACACCATCTGCACGCCCTCGCAAGTGGGTTGCACACAAGATGGCGCGCCGACCTACAAGTACGACCCGGCGCTGTCCAAGAAGCTGCTGGCCGAAGCGGGCTACCCCGACGGTTTCGACATCGACATCGTGGCCTACCGCGAGCGCAACCAGACCGAAGCCATCATCAACTACCTGCGCGCCGTGGGTATCCGTGCCAAGCTGAACTTCCTGCAGTACGCCGCCATGCGCGACATGATCCGCGCCAACAAGGCGTCGCTGACGCACCAGACCTGGGGCTCCAACCTGGTGAACGATGTGTCGGCGTCCACGCCCGTGTACTTCGCCTTCGGCAACGACGACATCACCCGCGACCCCAAGGTGCGCGACCTGCTCAACAAGGGTGACCACACCATCGAGGCCAAGCCGCGCAAAGCGGCCTACAAGGAAGCGCTGGATTTGATTGCGGAGAAGGCGTATGCGGTGCCGCTGTGGACGCTGCCCGCCTACTACGTCGCCACCAAGGCCGTGAACTTCAAGCCCTATTCGGACGAACTCGTCCGCTTCTGGGACATGAGCTGGAAGTAAGGCGCAGGCTTGGCGCCGGGCGTGCGTAATGCGCGCCCGGCGTGCTGACACGTTAGAGGAAGTCCTATGCTGTATTTCACGATCAGGCGTCTGGGCCTGGCAGCGCTGGTGGCGCTGACCGTATCGGTCCTGGCGTTCCTGCTGCTGCACCTGTCGGGCGATCCCGCCCTGGCCCTGGCTGGCGAAGGCGCGCGCCAGGCCGACATCGACATGATCCGCAAAACCTACGGCCTGGACCGGCCGCTGGTGGTGCAGTATGCCGATTGGCTCTGGCATATTGCGCAAGGCGATTTCGGTACGTCTGTGTACTTCAAGACCGACGCCGGCCCGCTGATTTGGTCCAAGCTCAAGACCACCTTGATGCTGGGCATGGGCGCGCTGGGCTTCGCGCTGTTTATCTCGATTCCGCTGGGCGTGCTGGCCGCCATCTACAAAGGCAGCGTGATCGACCGCGCCTGTCTGGCCATCGCGGTGCTGGGCCAGGCCCTGCCGAATTTCTTTTTCGCGCTGATCCTGATCATGCTGTTCTCGATCTCGCTGCGCATCCTGCCGGTATCGGGCAGCGGCACCTGGCAGCACTTCGTGATGCCCGCCATTGCCCTGGGCTACTACGTGGCGCCCGCCTTCATGCGGCTGATACGCGCCGGCATGATCGAGGTGCTGGGCGCCGACTACATCCGCACCGCGCGCGCCAAGGGTCTGCCGGCCCGCAAGATCATCTTCAAGCACGCGCTGCGCAACGCCATCGTGCCCGTGGTGGCGCTTGCCGCCGTGCAACTGGGCTATCTGCTGGGCGGCTCGGTCGTCATTGAAACCATCTTCGCGCTGGACGGCTTGGGCTACCTGGCCTACCAAAGCATTACGTACAAGGACTTTCCGGTGATGCAGTTGATCGTGCTGCTGCTGTCCGTGCTGTATGTGCTGCTGACGCTTGCCGCCGATATCGCCAACGCGTGGCTTGATCCGCGCATCCGGGTGTCCTGACATGACTACGCCTATCCTCACTCCTACCGTTCCGGGCGCCCCCGCGCCCATGGAATTCACCGCCGCCACCTTGCGCTGGCGCCGGCTGCGCCGCAACAAGGCCCTGCTGGCGGGCGGCGGCATCCTGCTGATCATTGTGCTGATTGCACTGCTGGCGCCGTGGATCTCTCCGCACGACCCCTATTTCCAGGATCTGGCCTACCGCACGGCGCCGCCTGTCTGGTACGAAAAAGGCACCTGGCTGCATCCACTGGGCACCGACCAGCTGGGCCGCGACTATATGTCGCGCCTGTTCTACGGCGCGCGCATCTCGCTGTTGATCGGCATCAGCGTGGCGCTGATTTCGGGAATCATCGGCACCGCCATGGGCATGGCCGCCGGTTACTTCGGCGGCAAGGTCGACATGGCCGTGTCGTTCCTGATCACGACGCGCCTGTCGATGCCCGTGATACTGGTGGCGCTGGCCACCGTGGCCATCGTGGGCGGCTCGCTGTGGGTCGTCATCCTGGTGCTGGGCCTGCTGAAATGGGACCGCTACGCGGTCGTCATGCGCAGCGCCACGCAGCAGGTGCGGTCGTTGGAATACGTGGCGGCGGCGCAGGCCGCGGGCGCGTCCACCTGGCGCATCGTGTGGGGCGAAGTGCTGCCCAACGTGGTGCCGCAGTTGATCGTGATTGCCACGCTGGAAGCCGCCAGCGCCATTCTGCTGGAGGCTTCGCTGTCGTTCCTGGGCCTGGGCGTGCAACCGCCGCTGCCGTCCTGGGGGCTGATGATTTCGGAAGCCAAGGCCTACATGTTCTTCTCGTTCTGGCTGATCGCCATTCCGGGGTCTGCGTTGGCGCTGCTGATCTTCGCGATCAATCTGGCTGGCGACGGGCTGCATCAACTGCTGACGCCTGAAGAGAGGGCCTGACCATGAACGACAAGGAAATTGTTCTGGACGTGCAAGGGCTGACGGTGGACATCGCCACGCCGCGCGGGCCGCTGCATGCGGTGCGTGACGTGTCGTTCCAGGTCAAGCGCGGTGAAACGCTGTGCCTGGTGGGCGAATCGGGCTGCGGCAAATCGATGACCTCGCTGGCCATCATGGGCTTGCTGCCCAAGGCCGCCAAGCGCACCACGCGCCGCCTGGCGGTGCTGGGTGAAGATCTGTCCGCCGCGCGCGGCCGCCGCATCAACGCGCTGCGCGGCAGCAAGATGGCGATGATCTTCCAGGAACCCATGACGGCGCTGAACCCGGCGTACGCCATCGGCGAGCAACTGACCGAGCACTACATCCACCACCGCCATGCCAGCCAACAGCAGGCGCGCGACCGCGCCGTGGAACTGCTGGAGAAAGTGGGCATTGCGTCGGCCGGACAGCGCCTGACGCAGTACCCGCACCAGCTTTCGGGCGGCCTGCGCCAGCGCGTGATGATCGCGATGGCGCTGATGTGCGGCCCCGAATTGCTGATCGCCGACGAGCCCAGCACCGCGCTGGACGTCACTATCCAGGCGCAGATTTTGCGCTTGCTGGCCGACCTGCAAGCCGAGCTGGGCATCGCCATGGTGCTGATCACCCATGACCTGGGCGTGGTGGCGCGCATTGCGCAGCAGGTGGCGGTGATGTATGCCGGGCAGATCGTCGAGGAAGGCCCGGTGAAAGACATCTTCGCCACGCCGCGTCATCCGTACACGCAGGGCTTGCTGGGCTGTATTCCCGTGCCCGGCCGCACCCCGCCCGGCGAATCGCTGGGAACGATACCCGGCGTGGTGCCGTCGCTGGTGGGCGACCTGCGCGGCTGCGCCTTCGCCGACCGCTGCCAGTATGTGCAGCCGCAATGCCGCGACACGGTTCCCGTGTACGGCCATCCGCCGCACCAGCAATGGCGCTGCATCCGCCAAGAAGAAGGAGTTCCGGCATGAGCGCGCTCTTGCAAGCCGAAGCCGTCAGCCGGCAGTTTTCCATCCGCTCGGGCATGTTCCGCCCGCGCAGTACCTTGCATGCGGTCAATGGCGTGGACCTGGCGGTGGAACGCGGCGCGGTGCTGGGCATCGTGGGCGAATCGGGCTGCGGAAAATCCACGCTGGCGCGCATGCTGCTGGGGCTGACGCCGCCCAGCGCGGGCGTGATCAAGCTGGACGGGCAAGACATCAGCCAGATGGACCGGCGCGCGTTGGCCCGCCGCGTGCAGCCGATTTTTCAGGATCCGTATTCGTCCTTGAACCCACGCCGTTCCATCGCGTCCATCGTGTCGCTGCCGCTGGAGGTGCACGGCATCCCCAACCCCAAGCTGCACAAGGCCATTGAAATGCTGGAGCGCGTAGGCCTGCCGCCGCGCCTGGCGCACAACACGCCGGGGCAGTTGTCGGGCGGGCAGCGCCAGCGGGTGGCGATTGCGCGGGCGCTGGTCATGAACCCCGAGATCGTCATCTGCGACGAGCCGACGTCCGCGCTGGATGTGTCGGTGCAGGCGCAGATCATGAACCTGCTGATGGACCTGCGCCGCGAATTCAACCTGACCTATGTCTTCATCAGCCACAACCTGGCGGTGGTGGAGCACATTGCCACGCACGTGGCCGTTATGTATCTGGGTCGCGTGGTGGAATCCGCCGACACCGCCAAGCTGTTCCACGACCCGCGCCACCCGTACACGCAGGCCTTGCTGGCATCGGTGCTGACGCCCGAACCCGGCCTGGGCATTCCCGACATGGGCTTGGGGCTGTCCTTTCCCGACCCGCTTAACCCGCCGCCGGGCTGCCCCTTTCACCCACGCTGCCAGTACGCGATGGCGCAATGCAAGACCGAACGGCCCGCGCTGACGCTGCGTGATACGTCGGTGGTGGCCTGCCATTTGTATCCCGCGGCCTCGTCTTCCCTTGCCGCATCGAATGCGTCTTCACCGCTATCTTCGATACCCACTTCCACCGGAGCCCGACCATCATGACCCGTGAGCAAGCCATCGCCCAAGCAGAACACTGCTTTGATTCTGGCGCCTTCCGCGCGCTGCTGGCGCGCCGGCTGGCGCTGCCCACGGAAAGCCAGAACCCCGAGCGCGCCGCCGTGCTGGCGGACTACCTGGAATCGGAAATCCGCCCCGCGTTCGAAGCGCTGGGATTCACCTGCCAGACCTTGACGCATCCCAAGGCGCTGGCGCCCTTTCTTTATGCCGAGCGGATTGAAGACGCAAGCCTGCCCACCGTGCTGGGCTATGGGCATGGCGACGTCATTCGGGGGCTGGAAAAGGAATGGAAGGAAGGCTTGTCGCCCTGGGCGTTGACCGAGGCCGAAGGCCGCTGGTACGGCCGTGGCATCGCCGACAACAAGGGGCAGCACACCATCAACATGGAAGCGCTACGGCTGGTGCTGGAAGCACGCGGCAAGCTGGGCTTCAACGCCAAGTACTTGATAGAGATGGGCGAAGAGACCGGGTCGATGGGCTTGCGGGAACTGTGTGCCGAGCATCGCGACATGCTGGCGGCCGACCTGCTGATCGCGTCCGACGGCCCACGCCTGGCGCCCCAACGGCCCACCATTTTCCTGGGTGCGCGCGGCAGCCTGAACTTTGACCTATCGATCGAGGCGCGCGCGGGTGGGCACCATTCCGGTAATTGGGGCGGACTGATTTCCAACCCCGGCATTCAGTTGGCGCATGCCATTTCGACGATTGTGTCTCCCACCGGCCAGATCCGCATCAAGGAATGGGTGCCCGCCAAACTGCCCGACGCCGTGCGTCGCGCGCTGGCGGATTGCCAGGTGGATGGCGGCACGGACGGCCCCGAGATTGAACCTGAATGGGGCGAACCCGGCCTGTCGCCGGCGGAACGGGTTTTTGGCTGGTGCTCGTTTGAAGTGCTGGCGTATAAAACCGGCAACCCGGAAACGCCCGTCAACGCGATCCCACCGCGTGCCTGGGCGCGTTGCCAACTGCGCTTTGTGGTGGGCGTGGACCCGGAAGACCTGATCCCCGCGCTGCGCCGCCATCTGGACCGCGAGGGTTTTCCGATGGTGAAGATTGCGCTGACGCGCGAGTCCATGTTCCGCGCCACGCGGATTGACCCTGACGACGCCTGGGTGCGGTGGGCGGTCGATTCGCTGGAACGCACGTCGGGGCAGAAGACGGCGTTGCTGCCGAACTTGGGCGGGTCATTGCCGAATGATATTTTCACGGATGTGCTGGGCCTGCGCACGATATGGGTTCCGCATTCGTATCCGGGTTGTTCGCAGCACGCGCCGAATGAGCACCTGCCGCCGGAGCTGCTGCGGCAAGCGCTGGGGTTGATGACGGGCTTGTACTGGGACTTGGGTGCGGGGGACACGCCGGCGGTGTCGCGAGGGTGAATGCTGATTGATGGTTTGGGGGGTGATGTTGCTTGATGGGTTTGCGCGTTGTGCGTCGGCGTATTTTTTGCCAAGGTGCCGCGCTACACCCATCCTACGGTGTTGGGTTGCCGCTGGAATTGGTTGTGGTGCTGGCGTTGCTTGATGGGTTTGCGCGTTGTGTGTCGGCGTGTTTTTCGCCAGGGTGCCGCGCTACACCCATCCTACGGCGTCACTTTGTAGGATGGGTGTAGCGCGCGCCGGCTGGAGCAAGAAAAACTCATTCCAACGCGCGGAACCCATCATGCGGCCGTTGCATTGTGGCTGGAACTGGTTGTGGTGCTGGCGTTGCTTGATGGGCTTGCGCGTTGTGCGTCGGCGTATTTGTCGGCAGTTTGCCGCGCTACACCCATCCTACGGTGTCACTTTGTAGGATGGGTGTAGCGCGCGCCGGCCGGCGCAAGAAAAGCTCATTCCAACGCGCGGAACCCATCATGCGGCCGTTGCATTGTCGCTGGAATTTTTTGGAACTCTTGCGTTGCTTGATGGGTTTGCGCGTTGTGTGTCGGCGTATTTGTCGGCAGTTTGCCGCGCTACACCCATCCTACGGTGTCACTTTGTAGGATGGGTGTAGCGCGCGTCGGCCGGCGCAAGAAAAACTCATTCCAACGCGCGGAACCCATCATGCGGCCGTTGCATTGTCGCTGGAACTGGTTGTGGTGCTGGCGTTGCTTGATGGGTTTGCGCGTTGTGTGTCGGCGTATTTGTCGGCAGTTTGCCGCGCTACACCCATCCTACGGTGTCACTTTGTAGGATGGGTGTAGCGCGCGCCGGCCGGCGCAAGAAAAACTCATTCCAACGCGCGGAACCCATCATGCGGCCGTTGCATTGTGGCTGGAATTTTTTGGAACTCTTGCGTTGCTTGATGGGTTTGCGCGTTGTGTGTCGGCGTATTTGTCGGCAGATTGCCGCGCTACACCCATCCTACGGTGTCACTTTGTAGGATGGGTGTAGCGCGCGTCGGCCGGCGCAAGAAAAACTCATTCTAACGCGCGGAACCCATCATGCGGCCGTTGCATTGTGGCTGGAACTGGTTGTGGTGCTTGCGTTGCTTGATGGGTTTGCGCGTTGTGCGTCGGCGTATTTGTCGGCAGTTTGCCGCGCTACACCCATCCTACGGTGTCACTTTGTAGGATGGGTGTAGCGCGCGTCGGCCGGCGCAAGAAAAACTCATTCCAACGCGCGGAACCCATCATGCGGCCGTTGCATTGTCGCTGGAACTGGTTGTGGTGCTGGCGTTGCTTGATGGGTTTGCGCGTTGTGTGTCGGCGTATTTGTCGGCAGTTTGCCGCGCTACACCCATCCTACGGTGTCACTTTGTAGGATGGGTGTAGCGCGCGTCGGCCGGCGCAAGAAAAACTCATTCCAACGCGCGGAACCCATCATGCGGCCGTTGCATTGTGGCTGGAACTGGTTGTGGTGCTGGCGTTGCTTGATGGGTTTGCGCGTTGTGTGTCGGCGTATTTTTCGCCAGGGTGCCGCGCTACACCCATCCTACGGGCGACGGATGCCGTTTAGCAGCAAGTCCGTAATAAACGTCGCCAAGGCGCGTTGCTGTTGCGCGTCCGGCGCCTGGCGTGTGAAGCGTTCGATCATGCCCATCAGCGATTGGGCGAACCAGTCCGCCGCAACATCCGGGCGGAACAAACCCGCCTGCTGCTCGGCGCGCACGTTGTCGGCAATCATTGCCACCAACTCGTCCTTCAATGCTTCCGCCCCGGCCACCTGAAAAAAACCGATGCGGGTCAGGTTGGGGTCTTCTTGCAAGATCGCAAGCAGGCCCAGCACGCCGCCACGAATGCGATCGACCAGTTCGGCGCCGTCCAGATCAGCTGGCAAGCGCGCCTGGCTGATCGCCTGGCGCAAGCGCTGCGCGAACATGCCGACCAGTTCGTCGTAGGCGGCTTGCTTGCTTGAAAAGTATTGATAGAAGACGGGTTGGGTGACCCCGGCCCGGGCGACGATGTCGCTGATCCGCGTGTGCTGAAATCCGCGTTCGGCGAATTCCGCGGCGGCAACCTGCAAAAGCTGTAAGCGGGTGCGTTCACCTTTGGTGAGACGCTTGTCTTGCGATAAAGAAGGGGGTGGTGCCGTCATCATCGCGAGAAAGTACCCTGCTTCATGGCTTTGCGCTACTAGTTCGCATGGCCTTCCCGCAACGCAATGTCACGGTATTTCAGTGCTCTCAGAGGGGTGCACCCAAAAGCTTACAAATTACTGAAACAAAGCCGTCGCAATTTCTCGACAAGCGCCGATCCCTACGAGCCCCAGTACGTTCCCCAGCCGCTTGGAAACCCCTTGAAGTCACTTGAAATGCCCGTAGCTTTTGCAACAACTCTTGATGCCCGCGCGGCAGTAAAGTAGCGCTATCGCCCTGGCGCATTTCAAATATGCCCGTGCCAGGCGGACAGGAGCAAGATCATGAAACGGTTTACAGGCCGGCTGGTTGCCGTGACGTTGGCGCTTGCCGTTGCAGGTGCGCCCGCGATGGCGGGCGGTCGTGGCGGTGGTTGGGGCGGCGGCGGTGGTTACCACGGCGGCTATTACAACGGCGGTGGCTATCACCATCATGGCGGCGGCGGCAGCTCGGACGGTTGGTGGGTAGGCGGCGCCTTTGCGCTGGCCGCCGTTGGGCTATTGCTGGCCGCGAACTCTGGCCCCAGTTATGCGCAGACCAGCGTCTACGCCTCGCCGGGCGTTGCCTACACGAGCCCGCCGATCTATGCCGCGCCCGTCTACGACGCGCCGCCCGTGTATGCCGACCCATCCATTGCTTATGCGCAACCGCAATCGCAGCTTGAGTCGCAGCCGCAATACGCGCCCGTGCAGTACGAGGCCGCGCCCAAGGTCAGCGCCGCCCAGGCCAGCGCCACCACCGATTGCCAGCGTTGGGCCATGAACCAAAGCGGCTACAACCCGGCCACCATTTCGCAATGGACGACGCAAGTGATGGTGGATTCGTACAACCATTCGCTGGATTCATGCATGACCAGCCGGGGTTACCGCAGCCAGTAGGGCCTGTCACCGGGCGTGGCGCCGGCAGCCGCGCCACGCCAGCGCCAGCCCGGCGGCCAGCAATACCGTCGCCGGCAGCACCCAGACAAAGCCTGACGACGTGTAGACCACTTGGTCCACGGGATCGTAATAGCGACCCAAGTCGTTGAAGTCCCACTTCCAATAGAACGCATACCAGGCGTAGTAGAAGAAGGCGGACAGCCCCAGGCACAGCACGGCGCCGATACGCGCCCGCCACGGGTGGCGCGCGGCGCCCTTCCCGCCCGATCGCCTTGCAACGCGCCCGCCCCAGGCCGCAACGGCCAGCACTGCCAGCACCACGGCTCCCGCGCTAAGCCACATCTTGCGCCTCCAACCCTGCCAGGCAAGCGTCGGCCTCGGCCCATTGCTTTTCGCTAAAGACCTGTACGCCAGCGCCGATCAGCAATTCGGCCGTGATGCCCACGCCCGTTTTCCGCTGGCCCGAGTAATGGCCGTCATACACATAGCCGCTGCCACACGACGGGCTGCCTTCTTTCAGCACCGCGATGCGAATGCCGCGCTGTCGCGCCACGGACAAGGCCGCATGGCCGCCTTGCACGAATGGCTGGGTGACGTCGTCTCCCGTCACGGCAATCACGCGCGCGCCGCCGGCCAACACATCGGCGGCCCGCTTGCCCGGCTCGATCTCGGCGGGCGGGCGCGGGGTAGCCATGCCGCCCGCGACTTCCGGACACACCGGCACGACCCGCCCTTCCTCGCGCCAGCGAGCCAGGACGGCGTCATCATTGGGCACCGCGCGCCCGTCATAGCGCACGGGGTTGCCTAACAGGCAGGAGCTGATCAACACGTATTGCATGGGAAATTCAAGCAGGACCGGGCTTGGACAGGAACAGGCCTGAATCATAGACCAGGCACTCAGCGCGTCAGCGACGGCACGACATCAGCGCGTGCACCCACGCCCGCAAATCGGGGGCGCGCAGTTCCATCACATCGAACAGGCCCAGCGCGCGCAGGGCCGGCAGCGCGTCTTGAATGTCGCGCCGCGCTTCGGCCACTGCCTCTGGCGACGCCTTGGCATCGGTGCACACACGCGCGTTCGCCAGAAACGCGCCCACGGTGCCCTTGCGCACCGGCACGCCGTTGAATTCACTGTGGTTCATGCCGTCCGGCAAGATGTCTTTGGCTTGCATGCCTGGCTCCTGATAGTGAGAAACAAGCGTTACGATAGCGGCATCAACTTGGCATTACTGCGGGGTTCTGGCCAATGAATACCGCGTTTCGGCCACGCACCACCTACCACCTGCGACCCGCCACCGGCTGACATGACCACTCCCTTGCTGCCGCCCGAACGCGCCCAATCAAAAAGCGGCCCGACGCTGATCGCCGTCCGCCGCGATGACGGCCTGCTTCGCGACACCGCCATGCATCAGCATGCGCGCGGCCAGTTGCTGGGCGCCTATCGGGGCTTGCTGACGGTGTATGCGGGCGCGCGGCAATGGGTGGTCCCGTCCGCGCAGGCGGTGTGGATTCCGCCCGGCCAGCCCCATGGTCTGAGATCGCACGGGCCGTACGCGGGCTACAGCGCCTACCTGAGTCCGGCTGCCTGCTCGCGCTTGCCCACCACCACCCGCGTGCTGCAAACATCAGCCTTGCTGCTGGCGGCCGTGGACCGTGCCGCGTCATGGAATGGCAATGAGACAAGCGCCGCGCGCGGCCACGTTCTGGGATTGATTCAAGACGAATTGTGCACCCTACCGCTAGCCGGCCAGGCGCTGATCATGCCGGGTGACCCGCGTTTGCAGCGCTTGGCGGTATCCCTTTCCGACAACCCTTCGGATACTCGGTCCTTGGATGCCTGGGCCGCGCAGGTCGGCATGGCGCCGCGCACCTTTGCGCGCCGTTTCCTGGCGGAAACCGGCCTGCCCCTGGGCGCATGGCGGCAGCAGGCCCGCCTGATGCGGGCGCAGGAAATGCTGGCGGCGGGGAGTGCCGTGACGACGGTGGCGTTGGAACTGGGCTACGACAACATCAGCGCATTCATCGCCATGTTCAAACGCGAAGTCGGAATCACGCCGGGCCGCTTTCGCGGCCCGGGGGTGTAAACCCGATCAGGATTCCTTGGCCGGCGTCTTGCGAGGGCTGCGGGTGCGCGACGCGGTCTTGCGGGCAGGCTTGGCAGACGCCTCGGCCTGGGGTTCAGCAGCCGGTGCCGATGCCGCCGATCCCGTTGCCGCCGCTTCGGTTGCCGAGGATTTCGTTGCCGACGGTTTCGTTGCCGTCGGTTTCGTTGCCGTCGCTCCGGTAGCCGTCGACTTGGTCGCCACCGGTTCCGTTGTCACGGCCCGGGCAGCGCGACCAGCGTCCGATTCGGCCGACTTGGCCTTCGTGGTCTTGCTGGCGGCACGGGCGCGCTTGGCCGGGGCTGCCGGAGCGGGAGCAGGAGCAGGTTCTGCCGCCGGCCTGGCGCTTGCGCCTGCGAACGGGTCGGCCACTTTGGCGGGGGCCTTGTCGGCTGCGTCGCGGCGCGTCTCAGCGGGGGGTTCAACGAACGTCCATTCCGCGATATTCACGGCAGGCAGCGGCTGGCGCGCTTGCGGCAAGGGCGTCGGCATGGGCGGCAGGCGCGACGGCTGGACAGGCTTGGGCGCTTGAGCGCGCGCCAGGGCATCCGCGCGCATGGACTCCAGTTTGGCAACTTCCCGAGCAAGCGCCTTGGCGGTTTCCTCATCGGCCTCGGCTTGCTTGTCGACCTGGGCTTGCTGGTTCGCCTGGCGTTCGGCCTGGGCTGCCCCCTGGAACGATACGGGCGGCGTAGTGGCTGGCGCAGTGGCTGCCGTAGTAGCTGGCGCAGTGGCCGGCGCAGTGGCTGGCGTAAATGCGCCCTCTTGGGTCCGCTCTTGGGTCCGCCGCTCTCGGGTCCGCTCTCGGGTCCGCTCTTGCCCCCGGTCCTGTACACCCTCGGGTGCTGCGACCGGAACCGCCGCCTGCGCGTCCGGCGCAGCGTCAGACGGCGCGGCGACCGCCACTTCGCCCGCGCCTTGCTCAACGGCATGGTTGGCGCCTCGGCCGGATCCGCCCGACTTGCGGCCGCCGCGTGATCTACGGGCAGGCCGGGAGCCGGTTTCTTCCTGCTCCGCGCCCGCTTGGGTGTCGTCGACATCCACCTGCGCGGCCTGGGCCGACTGTCGGCCCTGCCCGGAACGGGACCTACCCTGGCCGCCCGCGCGGTTCACTTCCGGCGTGCCGTCGATGCTGTCGCGATACACATAGGTGCCGGACTTCTCTTCGCGGCCCACGTCCAGGAAGCCGCGCGACTGCGCTTCGTCCAGCAGGTTGCCAAAGGCTCGAAAGCCGTAGTACGACTCGTTGAAATCCGGCTTGCGGCGCTTCAACGCATCTTTCAAGGCGGACGCCCAGATCTTGCCGCTGTCGCCGCGTTCGGCCATCAGCGCCTCGAAGGTCTCGACGACCATGTCCACGGCCTGGGTCTTGCGCGCTTCCAGCTCTTCCTTGCGGCGGAGTTCTTCGTCCGGCGTGCGGCGCTGGCCGGTGCTGGCGCCGCCACGGTTGTCGCGGCGGGCGTCGGCGGTGCGCTGGCCTTCGCGCGCCAGGTCGTCATAGAAGATGAATTCGTCGCAGTTGGCAATCAGCAGGTCCGACGTGGATTGCTTCACGCCCACGCCGATCACCTTCTTGTTGTTCTCGCGCAGCTTGGACACCAGGGGCGAAAAGTCGGAATCGCCGCTGATGATCACGAAGGTATTGACGTGCGACTTGGTATAGCAGAAGTCCAGCGCGTCCACGACCAGCCGGATGTCCGCCGAATTCTTGCCCGATTGGCGCACGTGCGGAATTTCGATCAGCTCGAAATTGGCCTCGTGCATGGGGGCCTTGAATTCCTTGTAGCGTTCCCAATCGCAATAGGCTTTCTTGACGACGATGCTGCCCTTGAGCAGCAGGCGTTCCAGCACGGGCCGGATGTCGAATTTCTGGTATTTGGTGTCCCGCACACCCAGCGCCACGTTCTCGAAGTCGCAGAAAAGCGCCAT harbors:
- a CDS encoding TetR/AcrR family transcriptional regulator, which produces MMTAPPPSLSQDKRLTKGERTRLQLLQVAAAEFAERGFQHTRISDIVARAGVTQPVFYQYFSSKQAAYDELVGMFAQRLRQAISQARLPADLDGAELVDRIRGGVLGLLAILQEDPNLTRIGFFQVAGAEALKDELVAMIADNVRAEQQAGLFRPDVAADWFAQSLMGMIERFTRQAPDAQQQRALATFITDLLLNGIRRP
- a CDS encoding DUF523 domain-containing protein, which codes for MQYVLISSCLLGNPVRYDGRAVPNDDAVLARWREEGRVVPVCPEVAGGMATPRPPAEIEPGKRAADVLAGGARVIAVTGDDVTQPFVQGGHAALSVARQRGIRIAVLKEGSPSCGSGYVYDGHYSGQRKTGVGITAELLIGAGVQVFSEKQWAEADACLAGLEAQDVA
- a CDS encoding NYN domain-containing protein — translated: MTTPNENVSMALFCDFENVALGVRDTKYQKFDIRPVLERLLLKGSIVVKKAYCDWERYKEFKAPMHEANFELIEIPHVRQSGKNSADIRLVVDALDFCYTKSHVNTFVIISGDSDFSPLVSKLRENNKKVIGVGVKQSTSDLLIANCDEFIFYDDLAREGQRTADARRDNRGGASTGQRRTPDEELRRKEELEARKTQAVDMVVETFEALMAERGDSGKIWASALKDALKRRKPDFNESYYGFRAFGNLLDEAQSRGFLDVGREEKSGTYVYRDSIDGTPEVNRAGGQGRSRSGQGRQSAQAAQVDVDDTQAGAEQEETGSRPARRSRGGRKSGGSGRGANHAVEQGAGEVAVAAPSDAAPDAQAAVPVAAPEGVQDRGQERTRERTRERRTQERTQEGAFTPATAPATAPATTAATAPATTPPVSFQGAAQAERQANQQAQVDKQAEADEETAKALAREVAKLESMRADALARAQAPKPVQPSRLPPMPTPLPQARQPLPAVNIAEWTFVEPPAETRRDAADKAPAKVADPFAGASARPAAEPAPAPAPAAPAKRARAASKTTKAKSAESDAGRAARAVTTEPVATKSTATGATATKPTATKPSATKSSATEAAATGSAASAPAAEPQAEASAKPARKTASRTRSPRKTPAKES
- a CDS encoding AraC family transcriptional regulator translates to MTTPLLPPERAQSKSGPTLIAVRRDDGLLRDTAMHQHARGQLLGAYRGLLTVYAGARQWVVPSAQAVWIPPGQPHGLRSHGPYAGYSAYLSPAACSRLPTTTRVLQTSALLLAAVDRAASWNGNETSAARGHVLGLIQDELCTLPLAGQALIMPGDPRLQRLAVSLSDNPSDTRSLDAWAAQVGMAPRTFARRFLAETGLPLGAWRQQARLMRAQEMLAAGSAVTTVALELGYDNISAFIAMFKREVGITPGRFRGPGV